The following nucleotide sequence is from Labrys wisconsinensis.
GCCAGCGTCAGCAGCACGCCCTTGGCCTGGATCCAGACCTGGCCGATGCTCCATTCGGCGATCAGCAGCTTGCCGGGAGACGTGACGTAGTCGGCGATGCCGGCGCCGCCGAGGGCGGGGTTGACCAGGATGCCGGTGGCGAGCGCACCGAAGATGCCGCCGACGCAGTGCACGCCGAACACGTCGAGCGAGTCGTCATAGCCGAGTGCGTTCTTCACCGTGGAGACGAAGAAGAAGCAGATCGGGCTGACCAGCAGGCCGAGCACCACCGCGCCCATCGGGCCGGAGAAGCCGCAGGCCGGCGTGACCGCCACGAGGCCGGCGACCGCGCCGGAGATGGTGCCGAGCAGCGAGGGCTTGCCCTTGACCGACCACTCGACGAACAGCCAGGACACCGCCGCCGCGGCCGTGGCCACGAAGGTGTTGATCATGGCGAGCGCCGCCGCCGACGTGGCCTCGAGGTTGGAGCCGGCATTGAAGCCGAACCAGCCGACCCAGAGGAGCGAGCCGCCGATCGCCGTCATGGTCAGCGAGTGGGGCGGCAGGTGCTCCTTGCCGTAGCCGACGCGCTTGCCGAGGACCAGGGCGCCAACCAGGCCGGCAATGCCGGCATTGATGTGCACCACGGTGCCGCCGGCGAAGTCGAGCGCGCCCCAGGTGAAGATCTGGCCGGCCGGAGCGGTCGCCGCATCGGGGCCGCCCCAGTACCAGACCATGTGCGCCATCGGGAAGTAGATGAAGGTCACCCACAGCACGATGAACACGATCATCGAGGAGAACTTGATGCGCTCGGCGAAGGAGCCGACGATCAGGCCGGGCGTGATCATCGCGAACGTCATCTGGAAGCAGATATAGACGAATTCGGGGATGTAGACGCCGTTGGTGAAGGTGGCGGCGCCGGTGGAGGTGCTGACGCCGGCCAGGAACAGCTTGGAGAAGCCGCCGAAGAAGGGCTGCAGCGGGCCGGAGCCTTCGGTGAAGGTGAGGGAGTAGCCGTAGACCACCCAGATCACCGAGACGAGCGCGGCGATCACGAAGACCTGCGTGAAGACGGAGAGCATGTTCTT
It contains:
- a CDS encoding ammonium transporter, whose protein sequence is MTFSRVLKYATPALLGALLAASPAWADAVADSLAAPGAKGDTAWMLTASALVLLMTVPGLALFYGGLVRSKNMLSVFTQVFVIAALVSVIWVVYGYSLTFTEGSGPLQPFFGGFSKLFLAGVSTSTGAATFTNGVYIPEFVYICFQMTFAMITPGLIVGSFAERIKFSSMIVFIVLWVTFIYFPMAHMVWYWGGPDAATAPAGQIFTWGALDFAGGTVVHINAGIAGLVGALVLGKRVGYGKEHLPPHSLTMTAIGGSLLWVGWFGFNAGSNLEATSAAALAMINTFVATAAAAVSWLFVEWSVKGKPSLLGTISGAVAGLVAVTPACGFSGPMGAVVLGLLVSPICFFFVSTVKNALGYDDSLDVFGVHCVGGIFGALATGILVNPALGGAGIADYVTSPGKLLIAEWSIGQVWIQAKGVLLTLAWSGIGSFILYKLVDLVMGLRVTNDQEREGLDIAEHGERAYNY